In the Helianthus annuus cultivar XRQ/B chromosome 11, HanXRQr2.0-SUNRISE, whole genome shotgun sequence genome, one interval contains:
- the LOC110898459 gene encoding benzyl alcohol O-benzoyltransferase encodes MAQQAPTPLTFTVRRHPPEIIVPAKPTPRELKPLSDIDDQGGLRFNITQFHIYPGNPKMGYKNPASVIRDALAKALVFYYPFAGRLKEGPGKKLTVDCSGQGVLFIEAEADVTLKQFGVELQPPFPCSEELLYDVPGSYGIVDSPLLLIQVTRLLCGGFIFAIRHNHNMCDVFGYIQFITALTEMAQGASTPSTLPIWERELLCARDPPRVTYPHHEFDEVPETDGMTIPFDDMVHRSFFFGPTEISALRKFVPTHLKNCTTFDVVTACIWRCRTIALQPNPEDDMRLLIIVNARSKFNPPIPVGYYGNVICSPAAISKARDLCNKPLGHTLELVKKAKSEVSEEYVRSVADLMATKGRPSSTTGSYIVSDLTRTSLLELDFGWGKAVYAGPDLPVAGFYTRYINHKGESIIVVPVQLPGNAMKRFAEELDYMLAPDDRDDLGIPEHVATLSKL; translated from the exons ATGGCACAACAAGCTCCTACTCCGTTGACATTTACCGTCCGAAGACATCCTCCGGAGATCATCGTTCCGGCTAAACCAACACCTCGAGAACTCAAGCCTCTCTCCGACATCGACGATCAGGGAGGCCTTCGGTTTAATATTACGCAGTTTCATATTTACCCAGGCAATCCAAAAATGGGATATAAGAACCCCGCGAGTGTGATCAGGGACGCGCTAGCTAAGGCGTTGGTGTTTTACTATCCGTTTGCGGGCCGGCTAAAGGAAGGTCCTGGAAAGAAGCTTACTGTGGATTGCTCTGGCCAGGGTGTGCTGTTTATTGAGGCGGAGGCTGATGTGACGCTGAAGCAGTTTGGGGTGGAGCTCCAGCCGCCGTTCCCATGTAGCGAAGAGCTTCTTTATGATGTTCCTGGCTCTTATGGCATTGTCGATTCACCATTGTTGCTGATCCAG GTGACACGACTGCTATGTGGAGGTTTCATCTTCGCTATACGACACAATCATAACATGTGCGATGTATTTGGATACATACAATTCATTACAGCATTGACTGAAATGGCACAAGGTGCGTCAACACCATCAACGTTGCCTATTTGGGAAAGAGAGTTGCTTTGTGCAAGGGACCCGCCGCGTGTGACATACCCGCATCATGAGTTTGACGAAGTGCCAGAGACTGATGGGATGACTATCCCGTTTGATGACATGGTACATAGGTCATTTTTCTTTGGACCAACTGAGATTTCAGCCCTTCGTAAGTTCGTTCCAACACACCTAAAAAATTGTACCACATTTGACGTAGTAACAGCTTGCATTTGGCGTTGTCGTACAATCGCACTCCAACCAAACCCTGAAGATGACATGCGTTTGCTAATCATTGTCAACGCGCGTTCAAAGTTTAACCCTCCAATTCCCGTAGGATATTATGGAAATGTGATATGTAGCCCGGCTGCCATTTCCAAAGCTCGGGACCTATGTAACAAACCATTAGGACACACGTTGGAACTTGTGAAGAAAGCTAAATCCGAAGTCAGTGAAGAGTATGTGAGATCCGTTGCTGATTTAATGGCAACCAAAGGACGACCTAGCTCCACAACAGGAAGCTATATCGTATCAGATTTGACACGTACAAGTTTACTTGAACTTGATTTTGGGTGGGGGAAAGCGGTGTACGCAGGGCCTGATCTCCCTGTTGCTGGTTTCTATACACGTTATATAAATCATAAGGGCGAGTCTATAATTGTGGTACCCGTACAGTTGCCAGGCAATGCTATGAAGAGATTTGCCGAAGAGCTAGATTACATGTTGGCGCCAGACGATAGAGATGATCTTGGTATCCCAGAACACGTAGCTACTCTTTCCAAACTATAG